One segment of Ipomoea triloba cultivar NCNSP0323 chromosome 12, ASM357664v1 DNA contains the following:
- the LOC115999298 gene encoding tropinone reductase homolog, producing MCKLNFENLEYVSEQSRISNMAGRWSLQGMTALVTGDLSAPNVCKELGNVIYTTVEEFASLGATVYTCSRNQKDLDECLKSWKDKGYCVFGSTCDILQPSEREHLVQLVYKQFDGKLNILVNNVARLITKSALDYDAQDFSDTVGTMLEASFHLSQLAHPLLKASGNGSIVFISSCASLVYIPVHTIYAASKGAINSLTSNLACEWANDNIRVNAIAPWAMRTSLTEAAKEEHGELLETMIQRTPQHRLAEPREISAAVAFFCFPAASFITGQVICVDGGATVYGL from the exons ATGTGCAAATTAAACTTTGAGAATCTCGAGTACGTGAGTGAGCAATCAAGAATCAGCAATATGGCAGGAAGATGGTCTCTTCAAGGCATGACTGCTCTTGTTACTGGTG ATTTATCAGCTCCAAATGTGTGTAAAGAGTTAGGAAATGTAATATATACGACTGTGGAAGAATTTGCTAGTCTTGGTGCGACTGTATACACATGCTCGCGTAACCAGAAGGACCTTGATGAGTGCCTTAAAAGCTGGAAAGATAAGGGCTATTGTGTTTTTGGCTCTACTTGTGACATATTACAGCCATCCGAACGCGAACACTTAGTACAATTGGTCTACAAACAATTTGATGGGAAACTTAATATCTTA GTAAACAATGTGGCTAGACTCATTACAAAAAGTGCTTTAGATTATGACGCTCAAGATTTCTCTGATACGGTTGGGACAATGCTTGAGGCTTCATTCCACCTTAGCCAACTTGCACACCCATTATTGAAGGCCTCAGGAAATGGAAGCATTGTCTTCATCTCTTCATGTGCTAGTTTGGTCTATATACCTGTTCATACTATCTATGCTGCATCCAAAG GGGCCATTAATTCGCTAACCAGTAACTTAGCTTGCGAATGGGCAAATGATAACATTCGTGTCAATGCTATAGCACCATGGGCCATGAGAACTTCCCTCACGGAGGCCGCAAAA GAAGAACATGGGGAATTACTTGAAACTATGATCCAACGAACGCCACAACATCGGCTTGCAGAGCCCAGAGAAATCTCAGCGGCAGTAGCATTCTTTTGCTTCCCTGCAGCTTCTTTTATCACTGGTCAAGTGATCTGTGTGGATGGTGGAGCAACAGTCTATGGGCTTTGA